The following are from one region of the Cyanobium gracile PCC 6307 genome:
- a CDS encoding HlyD family efflux transporter periplasmic adaptor subunit has protein sequence MRIEGRGLLVRPGSLQPVQSRSAGPLTSLSIQTGSCVRKGEVVARIDPLQQRLKREEEVQALALLAAQDDQEGARERNLLAMVEADLARLLPYRGTGAIAEQSFIDKEKEIQRVRTETAASANRRLQAIQARQAAIRSLDQEMAQNAVVLAPASGCVVNVNAQPGQMVQVGASLLEIDKSRPSDPLISLAFFPVKDGKRLQIGQRVRVTPSTTQAQRHGGIVGTIVEIQPLPVNRDTLLHRLGIPSLVNTVEAANRGEGGQGHEPMIQVRTSLARSAATRSGYDWGGGADPDLVLSAGTTTTVKVDVEERQPISYLIPQLRNLSGIY, from the coding sequence GTGCGGATCGAGGGTCGTGGCCTTCTGGTGCGCCCAGGCAGTCTGCAACCGGTCCAGAGCCGGAGCGCAGGCCCTCTCACGAGCCTGTCGATCCAGACCGGCAGTTGTGTCCGCAAGGGTGAGGTGGTCGCACGCATCGATCCCCTGCAGCAGCGGCTGAAACGGGAGGAAGAGGTGCAGGCCCTCGCTCTGCTGGCAGCCCAGGATGACCAGGAGGGAGCGCGGGAACGCAACCTGCTGGCGATGGTGGAAGCCGACCTCGCGCGCCTGCTGCCCTATCGGGGCACGGGTGCGATCGCTGAGCAGAGCTTCATCGACAAGGAAAAGGAAATTCAACGGGTGCGCACGGAAACGGCGGCATCCGCCAACCGCAGGCTGCAGGCCATCCAGGCCCGGCAGGCCGCGATCCGCAGTCTCGATCAGGAGATGGCGCAGAACGCCGTCGTGCTGGCACCGGCAAGCGGCTGTGTGGTCAATGTCAATGCCCAGCCTGGGCAAATGGTGCAGGTTGGGGCCTCGCTGCTTGAGATCGACAAATCACGCCCCAGCGATCCGCTGATCAGTCTTGCCTTCTTTCCGGTGAAGGATGGCAAGCGGCTGCAGATCGGCCAACGGGTGCGCGTCACTCCCAGCACCACCCAGGCCCAGCGTCATGGAGGGATTGTGGGAACGATCGTGGAGATCCAGCCCCTTCCGGTGAATCGCGACACCCTGCTCCATCGGCTCGGGATTCCTTCGTTGGTCAACACGGTGGAAGCGGCCAACCGCGGGGAAGGGGGCCAGGGACATGAGCCCATGATCCAGGTGCGCACCTCCCTGGCCCGCAGTGCAGCCACCCGAAGCGGATACGACTGGGGCGGAGGCGCCGACCCCGATCTCGTTCTCAGTGCCGGCACCACCACCACCGTGAAGGTGGACGTGGAAGAGCGGCAACCGATCAGCTACCTGATCCCACAACTTCGCAATCTCTCTGGGATCTATTGA
- a CDS encoding DDE-type integrase/transposase/recombinase, with protein sequence MAAGERAREVAALLGVGLTTLQRWRQQFADDGDGTDGRKGSYRLVSHRHSDKERQRILLTCTQSEFAALPPGQIVPILADRGLYIGSERSFYRVLHDHGQAHRRGRARPPQQPRPVPRLEARGPNQIWSWDITYLPTSVRGVWLYLYLVIDVWSRKVVAWDVAEREEAQIAADLVSRASLRERISKSRSLPLILHADNGNAMRAATLERRLEELGVLRSFSRPRVSND encoded by the coding sequence ATGGCGGCCGGTGAACGTGCTCGGGAGGTGGCCGCTCTGCTGGGCGTGGGGCTCACCACGCTGCAGCGCTGGCGGCAACAGTTCGCGGATGATGGGGACGGCACCGACGGCCGTAAAGGCAGCTACCGCCTGGTGTCTCACCGGCACAGTGACAAGGAGCGCCAGCGGATCCTGCTCACCTGCACCCAGAGCGAGTTCGCGGCGTTGCCGCCGGGCCAGATCGTGCCGATCCTTGCAGATCGAGGCCTGTATATCGGTTCTGAGCGCAGCTTCTACCGGGTGCTCCATGACCATGGCCAGGCCCATCGCCGTGGCCGTGCCCGGCCGCCTCAGCAACCCCGCCCGGTGCCGCGGCTGGAGGCCCGAGGGCCGAACCAGATCTGGAGCTGGGACATCACCTACCTGCCCACCAGCGTTCGTGGCGTCTGGCTCTACCTGTATCTGGTGATCGACGTCTGGAGCCGCAAGGTGGTGGCCTGGGACGTGGCCGAGCGGGAAGAAGCCCAGATCGCCGCTGATCTGGTCAGCAGGGCCAGCCTGCGGGAGCGGATCAGCAAAAGCCGGTCCCTGCCCCTGATACTCCATGCCGACAACGGCAACGCCATGCGGGCTGCCACGCTGGAGAGGCGGCTGGAGGAGCTGGGGGTGCTCAGATCCTTCTCCAGGCCCCGGGTCAGCAACGACTAG
- a CDS encoding integrase catalytic domain-containing protein, with amino-acid sequence MALAISAATARYRSLSRVGKQRLLDELQALTGYHRKSLLRRLNQRPDERQTSLRGQHRRRYGPEVVEALVPLWEASDRLCGKRLHALLPQLVESLEHHGHVQLEPGIRARVLTMSSATIDRLLAPVRKSSGGNGWRRPPRAYSGVRRRVQVRTFKGWDEHKDPGWLEIDLVAHCGGRLEGRFIWTLVATDIATGWSESLPVITRDGASVLAAIQRLRQHLPFPLRGIDADNDPAFMNALIEQWCDAPEQGIELTRSRAYQSNDQAWVEQKNGVLIRRVVGYERLVGLEAAQLLGELYAALRLFTNLFQPSFKLKSSVREGGRIKRLHHPPRTPLQQLLRTGVLSDQEAQDLKELRKRCDPVALLATIRSCQSRLALLISGQHTSAMAGEPLSWRTPEQEKRELEGFLQGLQALWRQSRPLQKKPKPRQGRRSRVDPFEAHAELIPQWLTAEPDVGSQELLDRLIDLDPQRYGAQHKRTLQRRIRDWRVARVEKCVASASERPETKPGTREGVLPGVN; translated from the coding sequence ATGGCGCTGGCGATCAGCGCGGCAACAGCCCGTTACAGGAGCCTCAGCCGGGTAGGGAAACAGCGGCTGCTGGATGAGCTGCAAGCCTTGACCGGCTATCACCGCAAATCCCTGCTGCGCCGGTTAAACCAGCGGCCCGACGAGCGGCAGACCAGCCTGCGCGGGCAGCACCGCCGCCGCTACGGCCCCGAGGTGGTGGAGGCCTTGGTGCCACTGTGGGAGGCCAGTGATCGGCTGTGCGGCAAGCGCCTCCATGCCCTTCTGCCGCAGTTGGTGGAATCGCTGGAGCACCACGGCCACGTGCAGCTGGAGCCGGGCATCCGGGCGCGGGTGTTGACGATGAGCAGCGCCACGATTGACCGGCTTCTGGCTCCAGTCCGCAAAAGTAGCGGGGGCAATGGATGGCGCCGCCCTCCCCGTGCCTACAGCGGTGTACGCCGTCGGGTGCAGGTGCGCACGTTCAAAGGCTGGGATGAGCACAAGGATCCCGGCTGGCTGGAGATCGACCTGGTGGCCCATTGCGGCGGCCGCCTGGAGGGGAGGTTCATCTGGACCCTGGTGGCCACCGACATCGCCACCGGCTGGAGCGAGAGCCTGCCGGTGATCACGCGGGATGGGGCCTCGGTGTTGGCGGCAATCCAGCGGTTGCGTCAGCACCTTCCCTTCCCCTTGCGCGGGATCGATGCGGATAACGATCCAGCCTTCATGAACGCCCTGATTGAGCAGTGGTGCGATGCACCGGAGCAGGGGATCGAGCTCACCCGCTCGCGGGCGTACCAGAGCAACGATCAGGCCTGGGTGGAACAAAAAAACGGGGTGCTGATCCGCCGGGTGGTGGGCTACGAGCGATTGGTGGGCCTGGAGGCGGCCCAGCTGCTGGGGGAGCTCTACGCGGCGCTGCGGCTGTTCACCAACCTGTTTCAGCCATCGTTCAAGCTCAAAAGCAGCGTGCGGGAAGGGGGCCGTATCAAGCGGCTGCACCACCCGCCACGAACACCGCTGCAACAGCTGCTGCGCACCGGAGTGCTCAGCGATCAGGAAGCCCAGGACCTCAAAGAGCTGAGAAAGCGGTGCGACCCCGTGGCGCTGCTGGCCACGATTCGGAGCTGCCAGAGCCGGCTGGCCCTGTTGATCAGCGGCCAACACACCAGTGCCATGGCGGGGGAGCCGCTGAGCTGGCGGACACCTGAGCAAGAAAAGCGAGAGCTGGAAGGGTTTCTGCAGGGGTTACAGGCGCTGTGGCGCCAGAGCAGGCCACTACAGAAAAAGCCCAAACCGCGGCAGGGCCGCCGCAGCCGGGTAGATCCCTTTGAGGCCCATGCTGAGCTGATCCCCCAATGGCTGACAGCAGAACCAGATGTGGGCAGCCAGGAGCTCCTGGACAGGCTGATCGATCTGGATCCCCAGCGCTATGGGGCCCAACACAAACGCACGCTGCAGCGGCGAATCAGAGATTGGCGTGTGGCAAGGGTGGAAAAGTGTGTAGCCAGTGCATCCGAACGGCCGGAAACCAAACCAGGAACAAGGGAAGGAGTGTTACCAGGCGTCAATTAA
- a CDS encoding NHLP family bacteriocin export ABC transporter peptidase/permease/ATPase subunit, giving the protein MKHTPTVLQMETTECGAASLAVILQHHGRHVPMSQLRDACCVSRDGTNAAAIQAAARLYGLEVDGFMAEDTKDLRRWERPVILHWQFNHFLVLEGISGRNVMLNDPAIGRRRVTLAEFERSFTGVFLDLKPGSSFRRGGHPPRFWGAIAQRLALEKAGVLFTLITGLLLVLPQVLIPVFSQVYIDEIWGQGMQAWLKPMLWALVLVLLLQTLLKHLQLTAIRRLTRRLDSRFSAQFERHVLSLPERYFSQRYAGDINGRVELNREVASFLAEQLIPLLSGVMLLVFYLVLTLSYSPWLGGVVGISTGLNALLVAFTHHAHQEDSLRLQQDGAKAQSVVTAAIRDIETVKTAAVETDLATRYGGHLSTALNGSQRIGLRQARLELVPGLLNQVNNLAVLIVGFVLLLRGEMTLGMVLAAQQVSGGLKGEVDRWVAFVRELPTMQASLLRLEDVLGEPVDPLVNGRLCSMDSEGGSRLSGAITLEAMSFGYIPTQQPLLGPIDLRVAPGQRLALVGGSGSGKSTLARLLAGLERPDVGEILYDGHALEAIPRSVAVGSIALVQQEVQLYGVSVRDNLTLWNQAIPHEQLEEACRDAQILDDIRKLPQGFDTLLSEGGQSLSGGQRQRLEIARALVQNPAILILDEASSALDAITEQRLSEALRRRGCTQIVIAHRLSAIRDADQILVLEHGRVVQRGRHEDLLTDSSGVYAGLVADE; this is encoded by the coding sequence ATGAAACACACCCCCACCGTTCTGCAGATGGAAACCACGGAGTGCGGAGCCGCCTCCCTGGCCGTGATCCTTCAGCACCATGGGCGCCATGTGCCTATGAGCCAGCTCCGCGATGCCTGTTGCGTGAGCCGGGATGGCACGAATGCCGCCGCGATCCAGGCCGCAGCGCGGCTCTATGGGCTGGAGGTGGATGGATTTATGGCGGAGGATACGAAGGATCTGCGCCGTTGGGAACGGCCGGTGATTCTGCATTGGCAGTTCAATCACTTCCTGGTGCTGGAGGGCATCAGCGGCAGGAACGTGATGCTGAATGATCCCGCCATCGGGCGACGAAGGGTGACGCTCGCGGAATTCGAACGCTCCTTCACAGGTGTCTTTCTCGATCTGAAACCTGGGAGCAGCTTCCGGCGTGGAGGGCATCCCCCAAGGTTCTGGGGAGCCATCGCCCAGCGGCTGGCGCTGGAAAAGGCCGGCGTGCTTTTCACCCTGATCACCGGGCTGTTGCTCGTGCTTCCTCAGGTGCTGATCCCCGTGTTCTCCCAGGTCTACATCGATGAGATCTGGGGACAGGGGATGCAGGCGTGGCTCAAGCCCATGCTGTGGGCTTTGGTGCTCGTGCTCCTGCTGCAGACATTGCTGAAGCATCTGCAGCTGACGGCGATCCGTCGGCTCACTCGCCGCCTGGACAGCCGATTTTCGGCCCAGTTTGAGCGGCATGTGCTGTCGTTGCCGGAGCGGTATTTCAGCCAGCGCTATGCCGGCGACATCAACGGCAGGGTGGAGTTGAACCGGGAGGTGGCTTCCTTCCTGGCGGAACAGCTCATCCCCCTGCTGAGCGGGGTGATGCTGCTGGTCTTCTATCTGGTGCTGACGCTTTCGTACAGCCCATGGCTGGGTGGGGTGGTGGGGATCAGCACAGGCCTGAATGCCCTGCTGGTTGCCTTCACCCACCATGCCCATCAGGAAGACAGTCTTCGCTTGCAGCAGGATGGGGCCAAAGCCCAGAGTGTGGTGACAGCCGCCATCCGCGACATCGAGACGGTGAAGACTGCAGCGGTGGAAACGGATCTCGCCACGCGATACGGCGGCCACCTCAGCACGGCATTGAATGGAAGCCAGCGGATCGGACTGCGCCAAGCCCGGCTGGAACTCGTGCCTGGCTTGCTGAACCAGGTGAACAATCTGGCGGTGCTGATTGTGGGGTTTGTGCTGCTGCTCCGAGGCGAGATGACCCTTGGCATGGTGCTGGCGGCCCAGCAGGTGAGTGGTGGGTTGAAGGGCGAGGTTGATCGCTGGGTCGCCTTCGTGCGGGAGTTGCCAACGATGCAGGCCTCCCTGCTGCGACTAGAAGATGTGCTGGGGGAGCCTGTGGATCCCCTGGTGAATGGCAGGCTCTGCTCCATGGACTCAGAGGGTGGGAGCCGTCTGTCGGGTGCGATCACGCTGGAGGCCATGAGCTTTGGCTACATCCCCACCCAGCAGCCACTGCTTGGGCCGATCGATCTGAGGGTGGCTCCAGGGCAACGGCTGGCCCTTGTGGGCGGAAGCGGCTCGGGAAAGAGTACCCTGGCACGGCTGCTCGCCGGTTTGGAGCGCCCCGATGTAGGCGAGATTCTTTACGACGGTCATGCGCTGGAGGCCATTCCCCGCTCGGTGGCGGTTGGCTCGATTGCTCTCGTGCAACAGGAGGTGCAGCTCTATGGGGTGTCGGTGCGCGACAATCTCACCCTCTGGAATCAGGCCATCCCGCATGAGCAGCTCGAGGAAGCCTGTCGCGACGCCCAGATCCTCGATGACATCCGCAAGCTGCCCCAGGGGTTCGACACCCTGCTGAGCGAGGGTGGCCAGAGCTTGTCGGGTGGTCAACGCCAGCGGCTGGAGATCGCCCGGGCCCTGGTGCAGAACCCTGCCATCCTGATTTTGGATGAGGCCAGCTCAGCGCTGGATGCCATCACCGAGCAGCGGCTCAGCGAGGCTCTGCGGCGACGGGGATGTACGCAGATCGTGATCGCTCATCGGCTCAGCGCGATTCGCGATGCCGATCAGATCCTGGTGCTCGAGCACGGCAGGGTGGTGCAGCGGGGGCGCCATGAAGACCTTCTCACGGATTCATCGGGAGTCTATGCAGGATTAGTGGCAGATGAGTAG
- a CDS encoding IS3 family transposase — MEAISGRKTLQEIAADHAVHPIQVSQWKKQLLEGASDLFTRGKKTQAKDESQAKEAELFQQIGKLQMELEWLKKSLNSSDARELRKLVDRGHPDLTVTRQCELLGLPRSTLYYQPVPVRDSTLQIMARIDALYLEDPTAGSRRMVHYLARDGIPITRDRVRNLMQRMGLRAIYQKPRTTVSGKPSERFPCLVDLQLLTAPDQVWATDITYIPLRKGFLYLVAIVDLFSRHVLAWRLSNSLDTEFCLEALAMALASGRKPQIFHSDQGCQFTSSAFVQRLKDEEIQISWSGRKRCFDNILVERLWRTVKYEEVYLRAYSDGWEAEISLARFLWRYCHVRPHSSLGGRTPHEVYTDAESRSSRPRLTMSGAASVQ, encoded by the coding sequence GTGGAGGCGATCAGTGGCCGCAAGACGCTTCAGGAGATCGCCGCCGACCACGCGGTGCATCCGATCCAGGTGAGCCAGTGGAAGAAGCAACTACTGGAGGGTGCCAGCGACTTGTTCACCCGGGGCAAAAAGACACAGGCCAAGGATGAGAGCCAGGCCAAGGAGGCTGAGCTGTTCCAGCAGATCGGCAAGCTCCAGATGGAGCTGGAGTGGCTGAAAAAAAGTCTCAACTCCTCTGATGCCCGTGAACTGCGCAAACTGGTCGATCGTGGCCACCCTGATCTCACGGTCACTCGCCAATGCGAGCTGCTGGGCCTGCCTCGCTCCACGCTGTATTACCAGCCGGTGCCTGTCCGTGACTCCACGCTGCAGATCATGGCGAGGATCGATGCCCTCTACCTGGAGGATCCCACCGCGGGCAGCCGGCGGATGGTCCATTACCTGGCCAGAGACGGCATCCCGATCACCCGCGACCGTGTCCGAAACCTCATGCAGCGCATGGGTTTACGAGCGATCTATCAGAAACCCCGCACCACGGTATCGGGTAAACCATCCGAGCGCTTTCCCTGCCTGGTGGACCTCCAGCTCCTCACGGCTCCAGATCAGGTCTGGGCGACAGATATCACCTACATCCCACTGCGGAAGGGCTTCCTGTACTTGGTGGCGATTGTGGACCTGTTCTCCAGGCACGTGCTCGCCTGGAGACTCTCCAACAGCCTTGACACGGAGTTCTGTTTGGAGGCCCTGGCGATGGCACTGGCGAGCGGCCGCAAGCCACAGATCTTCCATTCCGACCAAGGCTGTCAATTCACCTCCTCAGCCTTCGTTCAACGACTCAAGGATGAGGAGATACAGATCAGCTGGTCAGGAAGAAAGCGCTGTTTTGACAACATCCTGGTGGAGAGGCTGTGGCGCACCGTCAAGTATGAGGAAGTGTATCTGCGTGCCTACAGCGATGGCTGGGAGGCGGAGATCAGCCTGGCCCGCTTCCTGTGGAGGTACTGCCATGTAAGGCCCCATAGCTCCCTGGGAGGCAGAACTCCCCATGAGGTCTACACTGATGCCGAATCCCGTTCCTCCCGTCCGAGGCTAACGATGTCAGGGGCCGCATCTGTCCAATAA
- a CDS encoding IS3 family transposase, with protein MRRYSEAVKADVRRRMSPPHRQSVAQISAELGIHVITLYKWRKAWRLQGEVVPATQKDPEGWGPADKFTVVLETAGLNATELGGYCRERGLFPEQVDRWRQAAQDANAQPLLTMADQKDLQKRHQEDQREIKRLQQELRRKDKALAEAAALLIASKKDPGLLGRGRGGLTAAADRRKALEILDAAMAAGARAREVAALLSVGLTTLQRWRRQFVGDGGGLDGRKGSRRLVSHRLSDEERQRILLTCNQSEFAALPPGQIVPILADRGIYIGSERSFYRVLHDHGQAHRRGRARPPQGPRPVPRLEARGPNQVWSWDITYLPTSVRGVWLYLYLVIDVWSRKVVAWDVAEREEAQIAADLVSRACLRERISKGRPQPLILHADNGNAMRAATLESRLEELGVLRSFSRPRVSNDNPYSESLFRTVKYRPDYPRRPFRSQEEACSWACAFVAWYNHRHRHSSIRFVTPDQRHSGQAVELCRHRARLYEQARQRHPRRWSRGTRCWRQPKVVWINPPRPENAIDPATLVMAA; from the coding sequence ATGCGCCGTTACAGCGAGGCCGTCAAAGCTGATGTGAGAAGGCGGATGAGTCCACCGCACCGGCAGAGCGTGGCCCAGATCTCAGCAGAGCTGGGCATCCACGTGATCACGCTCTACAAGTGGCGGAAGGCCTGGCGGTTGCAGGGCGAGGTGGTGCCGGCCACCCAGAAGGACCCCGAGGGTTGGGGCCCAGCCGACAAGTTCACGGTGGTGCTGGAGACCGCCGGGCTGAACGCGACTGAACTGGGTGGATACTGCCGCGAGCGGGGCCTGTTCCCCGAGCAGGTGGACCGCTGGCGTCAGGCAGCCCAGGATGCCAATGCCCAGCCGCTGCTGACGATGGCCGATCAGAAGGACCTCCAGAAGCGGCACCAGGAGGACCAGCGTGAGATCAAACGGCTCCAGCAGGAGCTGCGCCGCAAGGACAAGGCCCTGGCGGAGGCGGCGGCACTGCTGATCGCCTCAAAAAAAGATCCAGGCCTACTGGGGCGAGGACGAGGGGGATTGACTGCGGCGGCCGATCGCCGTAAGGCCCTGGAGATCCTCGATGCCGCCATGGCGGCCGGTGCGCGGGCCCGAGAGGTGGCCGCTTTGCTGAGCGTGGGGCTCACCACGCTGCAGCGCTGGCGGCGGCAGTTCGTGGGTGATGGGGGCGGCCTGGACGGCCGTAAAGGCAGTCGCCGCCTGGTGTCTCACCGGCTCAGTGACGAGGAGCGCCAGCGGATCCTGCTCACCTGCAACCAGAGCGAGTTCGCGGCGTTGCCACCGGGGCAGATCGTGCCGATCCTTGCCGATCGCGGGATCTACATCGGCTCTGAGCGCAGCTTCTACCGCGTGCTTCATGACCATGGCCAGGCCCATCGCCGTGGCCGTGCCCGGCCGCCCCAAGGGCCCCGGCCGGTGCCGCGGCTGGAGGCCAGAGGGCCCAATCAGGTCTGGAGCTGGGACATCACGTACCTGCCCACCAGCGTGCGTGGCGTCTGGCTGTACCTCTACCTGGTGATCGACGTCTGGAGCCGCAAGGTGGTGGCCTGGGATGTCGCCGAGCGGGAGGAGGCCCAGATCGCCGCTGATCTGGTGAGCAGGGCCTGCCTACGGGAGCGGATCAGTAAGGGCCGGCCCCAACCTCTGATCCTCCATGCCGACAACGGCAACGCCATGCGGGCTGCCACGCTGGAGAGCCGGCTGGAGGAGCTGGGGGTGCTCAGATCCTTCTCCAGGCCGAGGGTCAGTAACGACAACCCCTACTCGGAGTCGCTGTTCCGCACGGTCAAGTACCGACCGGACTACCCCAGGCGTCCCTTCCGCAGCCAGGAAGAGGCCTGCAGCTGGGCCTGTGCATTCGTGGCCTGGTACAACCACAGGCACCGCCACAGTTCCATCCGGTTCGTGACGCCTGATCAGCGCCACAGCGGTCAGGCCGTTGAACTCTGTCGTCACCGCGCCCGTCTCTACGAGCAGGCCCGCCAGCGACACCCCCGCCGCTGGAGCCGCGGAACCCGATGCTGGCGTCAGCCGAAAGTGGTCTGGATCAATCCACCGCGTCCAGAAAACGCCATTGATCCAGCTACCTTGGTCATGGCCGCCTGA
- a CDS encoding ATP-binding cassette domain-containing protein, whose protein sequence is MTAIDQQQGAQGFRMAPGLGAEADPLLRAVKVLARRHGTRVEWLGDHPPQGKADLRLALTGSGLLWREVLIDGQRLNWDGGDLIGIESDAPHQPVLLLSECNGYLLWKPAEMAGPVPFNGRCLRGSRLPERMLAIQPALPETGLNARVLLRFSFGAATQPMPLLAACSILGLLLGFGLAIGQEGGAAQWIFGVGAAGLLLGISLVVLSNGFRLAVITSLMSTLLGFLLPSFNTILTNGALPNRDLGLVWQLGGVLLAAAMADVCLQWTQSLSLLAIQLRGAMRLQYGVFDRLLKLPTTFFQRFGAGELALRFDAISQLNDELQTLLSGGLLKTLLSLLYLLFMLKISKVLTALAVALALLLLIPTGVVGWQSRRFERRRESAAAEASSTNLELISSVAKLRVAGAETRAARHWGEAYSPSVAYAFALDARAGISELLQTIVPGLGQLLLYMVIARLIADAARNPGSPAPDLGELLGFFSAFGVFIGSMASMADLAVGAFDLPVLVERAWPILTTEPERQRQAIDPGDLKGSVALEEVWYRYGPEQEAVLKGVTLQASPGECLAIVGPSGSGKSTIVRLLLGLDQPESGEVRYDGRALAELRIDRVRAQIGCVLQDARLFAGSIHEAIAAGALITPEQAWRAAELAAIADDIRAMPMQMHTVLPEGGGTLSGGQRQRLAIARALARTPRVLIFDEATSALDNRTQREVAENLHSLPATRILVAHRISTIRQADRIVVVEEGRISQQGTFQDLMRQPGPFTQLMARQEA, encoded by the coding sequence ATGACGGCAATCGATCAGCAGCAGGGCGCCCAGGGCTTTCGCATGGCGCCTGGTCTGGGTGCTGAGGCAGATCCGCTCCTGAGAGCTGTGAAGGTGCTGGCGAGACGCCATGGCACCCGAGTGGAGTGGCTAGGCGATCATCCCCCCCAGGGGAAAGCCGATCTGCGGCTTGCGCTCACAGGCTCAGGGTTGCTTTGGCGTGAGGTGCTGATCGATGGCCAACGGTTGAATTGGGATGGTGGAGATCTCATTGGAATCGAGTCGGATGCGCCCCACCAGCCGGTGCTCCTGCTCTCGGAATGCAACGGCTATCTCCTCTGGAAGCCGGCCGAGATGGCTGGGCCTGTGCCCTTCAATGGTCGGTGTCTGCGCGGCAGTCGCCTTCCTGAGCGGATGCTTGCCATTCAGCCCGCCCTCCCAGAGACAGGGCTGAACGCCAGGGTGCTTCTGCGCTTCAGCTTCGGAGCGGCCACTCAGCCGATGCCGTTGCTAGCGGCCTGCTCCATCCTCGGGTTGCTGTTGGGCTTCGGCCTGGCGATCGGCCAGGAGGGAGGTGCAGCCCAGTGGATCTTCGGAGTGGGGGCTGCCGGCTTGCTGCTGGGCATCAGCCTGGTCGTTCTCAGCAATGGCTTCCGGCTGGCAGTCATCACCAGCTTGATGAGCACGTTGCTGGGATTCCTGCTGCCCAGCTTCAACACCATCCTCACCAATGGGGCCCTGCCCAATCGTGATCTGGGGTTGGTGTGGCAGCTCGGGGGGGTGCTGCTGGCAGCCGCCATGGCTGATGTGTGCCTGCAATGGACTCAGTCGTTGTCGCTGCTTGCCATCCAGCTGCGGGGTGCCATGCGCCTGCAGTACGGGGTCTTCGATCGTCTGCTGAAGTTGCCCACCACATTTTTTCAGAGGTTCGGGGCAGGGGAGCTGGCGCTGCGCTTCGACGCCATCAGCCAGCTGAACGACGAGCTGCAGACGCTGCTCTCCGGGGGGCTGCTGAAAACGCTCTTGAGCCTCCTCTACCTGCTCTTCATGCTGAAGATCAGCAAGGTGCTCACCGCGCTGGCCGTTGCCCTCGCCCTGCTGCTTCTGATTCCCACCGGCGTGGTGGGCTGGCAGAGCCGCCGTTTCGAGCGGAGACGGGAGAGCGCAGCGGCGGAGGCCTCCTCCACGAATCTGGAGCTGATCAGCAGCGTGGCCAAGCTGCGGGTGGCGGGCGCGGAAACCAGGGCAGCGCGGCACTGGGGAGAGGCCTACAGCCCCAGTGTGGCCTATGCCTTTGCCCTGGATGCCCGGGCGGGCATCTCCGAACTCCTGCAGACCATCGTGCCGGGCCTTGGTCAGCTGCTGCTTTACATGGTGATTGCACGACTGATCGCGGATGCTGCACGCAATCCGGGCTCTCCGGCACCAGATCTGGGAGAGCTGCTTGGTTTCTTCTCCGCCTTCGGTGTGTTCATCGGCTCGATGGCGAGCATGGCGGATCTTGCGGTTGGGGCCTTTGATCTGCCGGTGTTGGTGGAGCGTGCGTGGCCGATTCTGACAACTGAACCAGAACGGCAGCGGCAGGCCATCGACCCTGGAGACCTCAAGGGATCCGTGGCTTTGGAGGAGGTCTGGTACCGCTATGGGCCCGAGCAGGAGGCGGTGCTGAAAGGCGTGACGTTGCAGGCAAGCCCCGGTGAATGCCTGGCGATTGTCGGGCCATCCGGCAGTGGTAAATCCACCATCGTGCGCCTGCTGCTCGGCCTTGATCAGCCCGAGAGCGGAGAGGTGCGCTACGACGGTCGGGCACTGGCTGAGCTTCGTATCGACCGGGTGCGCGCCCAGATCGGCTGCGTGTTGCAGGACGCCCGGTTGTTCGCCGGCTCCATCCACGAGGCGATCGCCGCCGGTGCGCTGATCACCCCGGAGCAGGCCTGGCGAGCGGCTGAACTGGCGGCCATCGCCGACGACATCCGCGCCATGCCGATGCAGATGCACACCGTGTTGCCAGAGGGCGGGGGCACACTTTCCGGCGGCCAGCGGCAGCGACTGGCGATCGCCCGTGCCCTGGCGCGCACCCCCAGGGTGTTGATCTTCGATGAAGCCACCAGCGCCCTCGACAACCGCACACAAAGGGAGGTCGCAGAGAATCTGCACTCCCTTCCCGCCACCCGCATTCTGGTGGCCCATCGCATCAGCACGATTCGTCAGGCCGACCGGATCGTGGTGGTGGAAGAGGGGCGCATCAGCCAGCAAGGCACGTTTCAAGACCTGATGCGGCAGCCGGGCCCGTTCACCCAACTCATGGCCAGACAGGAGGCCTGA
- a CDS encoding transposase — MDRWRQAAQDANAQPLLTMVDQKDLQKRQQEDQREIKRLQQELRRKDKALAEAAALLNASKKIQANWGEDEGDRPHMSVPCQSG, encoded by the coding sequence GTGGACCGCTGGCGTCAGGCGGCCCAGGATGCCAATGCCCAGCCGCTGCTGACCATGGTTGATCAGAAGGACCTCCAGAAGCGGCAGCAGGAGGACCAGCGCGAAATCAAGCGGCTGCAACAGGAGCTGCGGCGTAAGGACAAGGCGTTGGCAGAGGCGGCGGCATTGCTGAACGCGTCAAAAAAGATCCAGGCCAACTGGGGCGAGGACGAGGGGGACCGACCGCACATGAGTGTCCCGTGTCAATCAGGTTGA